From the Candidatus Binatia bacterium genome, the window TGTCATCCAGCGTCTTGCAGCACCAGGTCTAAGATCCTCTCCGCGACCACCGAGACCTGCCTCGTCAGGTCGTCGACCCGGTCTATCGGTAGGCCGTTGTTTCCCTGTTCGGGCGGGTCGAACACTTCATCACCGAGCGTGTCCCAGCACCACGTGTGCAGGTGACCGTCCATGATCCGCCGGAACTCCGTCGCTGCCGCCTCCCTAGATTCCGCAGCCTGTGCGGCGGAAACGGCGGTGTCGCAGGCGGCGTCAATTTCCGGCGCGCCGGCAGTGACCAGCGTGGAGAGGTCTCCACAAAGATCGCAGATTCGGTCTCCCTGTTCGGGTGTCAACATTGTTCTTCTCCGTTCTGTTTCGGCACGCGATCGCGCGTGCAGTTGTCGTCTCGAGTTCCTGTTCGATCCGAACAGATTCCGAACAGTTGAGGGCGTCTCAGGCCGCTTTTCGGCGGCGAAGTCGCTCCCCTGCGCTCGAAAACGCTAGGCGCTGCTCACCTCGCGGGGTTCGATTCCCCCCGCACTCGACGCTTACTTCTGCTGAAAAGAAAAGCGCTTGCTCGATACCATCCAATGTCTTCTATCGGGGTTTGTTTTTGCTGCGGTTTGCATGCAACGACTGTCAGAATGCGGAAAGTGATTTGTCTATTGATGATCGTGGGGCTCGGTGCTGCGCTGGTCTCGAGTTGCGCAGACTCAGCGCGAGACCGGCAAGAACAGACCATCACGTCCTACGTGATTCTCGGCGGGGCCGCGGACACCGGGCCTACGGCTTATGCACGTGCAATCGTCACCGAGCAGAGCGGGGGCTGTCCGGAATTGATCGACAGCGAGGGCGGCCGCAGGCCGATGACCCGTCGCGAGAATCCGCATGGGTTTACGGTCGGAGTCTGTGAAGCCATCCTTCCGTTCGAGAAGGAGTTCCGGGTCTCCTGGTCCGGCCAGTCGCTGCCGGTGGCGGTCCTCGAACCTGAGCGGTTGCTCCTGACCGGGGATACGGGGTGCGACGCCGACGATTGCCCTCCCGGTACCCCGGCAGAGCCGCTGCAACGCATGGCGCAGAACATCTCTACCCTCGATCCAGCGCCGCAGGTCATCATCCACGTCGGCGATGGGAACTATCGAGGCACTCCGAAATACGCCGATGACGAAAAGACTCTGTTGATCTACGACGCAGGCGACCACGTCGACGGTCCAGGGTGCAGCCTCGATCGCCCCTACATCAGTCAGAACGCGGGCTACAGCGATTTCCCCGACAACTGGGAGAACTGGTGGATCGAGTTCTTCGAGCCCGCAGAGCCACTCCTGCGTGCGGCACCGCTGGTGATCGCGCGGGGTAACCACGAATTGTGCAGTCGCGCGGGTCCCGGCTGGCTCTACTTCCTCGACGCCGGAAGCAACCTCGACCAGTCCGGTCAGATTTCGTGCCCGCCGCAGGGGCGTGCGGTTCCGCCGGTCGGCGACGTGCTCGACCGTGTCCTCGTTCTTCCGCCCCGTGTCATCGATCTTGGCACCCGGCGCCTGGTCGTCATCGATTCCGCCAACGCATGCGACTACTTCGCGCCAGAGTCGACGACCGCGATCTACGCAGGCCAGCTGTCCGAGGTTTTCGATGCACCGGACCCGGATCCGAGCCGGCCGACCTGGATCGTCACCCACCGACCACTGGTCGGCGTCGTCGGAATCTGCTCGGAGGGGAGCGATCCGGACTGCCGTCCGGAGATCAATAACCGGACGCTGCAAGCTGCCTGGCTTCGGGCCTTCGGCGGGCCCGCGGGCGTCTCTCCAGTGGAACTCGTGCTCTCCGGCCACATGCACCTGTTCCAGGCGTCTCGCACGACCCAGCAGGGCTCCGAGCTGTGGCCCCCACAGCTGGTCGTTGGCAATGGTGGCGTTGCGGCCGAGAGCGGCC encodes:
- a CDS encoding metallophosphoesterase — translated: MRKVICLLMIVGLGAALVSSCADSARDRQEQTITSYVILGGAADTGPTAYARAIVTEQSGGCPELIDSEGGRRPMTRRENPHGFTVGVCEAILPFEKEFRVSWSGQSLPVAVLEPERLLLTGDTGCDADDCPPGTPAEPLQRMAQNISTLDPAPQVIIHVGDGNYRGTPKYADDEKTLLIYDAGDHVDGPGCSLDRPYISQNAGYSDFPDNWENWWIEFFEPAEPLLRAAPLVIARGNHELCSRAGPGWLYFLDAGSNLDQSGQISCPPQGRAVPPVGDVLDRVLVLPPRVIDLGTRRLVVIDSANACDYFAPESTTAIYAGQLSEVFDAPDPDPSRPTWIVTHRPLVGVVGICSEGSDPDCRPEINNRTLQAAWLRAFGGPAGVSPVELVLSGHMHLFQASRTTQQGSELWPPQLVVGNGGVAAESGPGPGPFSIESGDLSIRGLTSSAHWFTTVTVKRGGGWSGAVLSGPDRPAIAVCKGPGPEIQLCSPAEAS